A window of Sander vitreus isolate 19-12246 chromosome 18, sanVit1, whole genome shotgun sequence contains these coding sequences:
- the tmem151ba gene encoding transmembrane protein 151B: MSPASAATGSESSTTTVPEEESDSPREEQRPHKQSLTKSLCQETHWKCLLLSLLMYGCVGVMAWCQVTKVTRLSFDSAYKGRSMMYHDSPCSNGYIYIPLAFLVMLYVVYLVECWHCYTKNELQYKVDVDSVAERIQRMQQATPCIWWKAISYHYIRRTRQVTRYRNGDAYTTTQVYHERVNTHVAEAEFDYGNCGVKDIAKQLLGLEDFPITRLRFTKCFSFANVESENSYLTQRARFFTENEGLDDYMEAREGMHLKNVDFKEYMIAFSDPNHLPWYAANSTFWVAAAFTFSWPLRVLTEYRTACVHYHVEKLFGFDYVPVTPSEERPQCRHIPRVNTIDSTELEWHIRSNQQLVPSYSEAVLMDLSQLSGSCNNYSVCGSYGSYRQNCERCHRAISSSSIFSRSALSICNTGSPRIPFSASRFSLGRLYGSRRSCMWRSSGSLNERSCPTESTSCLSGPQASEENPPAYQDALYLPVLIVHRNEGCLNHDHRSLHRNGSCVETSL; encoded by the coding sequence CAGCGGCCCCATAAACAGTCCCTGACAAAATCTTTGTGTCAGGAAACTCACTGGAAATGCCTGCTGCTGTCCCTGCTGATGTACGGCTGCGTCGGGGTGATGGCCTGGTGCCAAGTGACCAAGGTCACACGCCTCTCCTTCGACAGCGCCTACAAGGGGAGGTCTATGATGTACCATGACAGTCCCTGCTCCAACGGCTACATCTACATCCCTTTGGCCTTCCTGGTCATGCTCTACGTGGTCTACCTGGTGGAGTGTTGGCACTGCTACACCAAGAATGAGCTGCAATACAAGGTGGATGTGGACAGTGTGGCAGAGCGCATCCAGCGAATGCAGCAGGCTACGCCCTGCATCTGGTGGAAGGCCATTAGCTACCATTATATCAGGAGGACGCGGCAGGTGACGCGCTACCGTAACGGAGATGCCTACACCACCACGCAGGTCTACCACGAGCGAGTCAACACCCACGTGGCTGAGGCAGAGTTTGACTATGGGAACTGTGGGGTTAAGGACATTGCGAAGCAACTGCTGGGCCTGGAGGACTTCCCCATCACCAGGCTGAGGTTCACTAAGTGCTTTAGCTTTGCCAATGTGGAGTCGGAGAACTCCTACCTGACTCAGCGGGCCAGGTTCTTCACAGAGAATGAGGGCCTGGATGACTACATGGAGGCCCGTGAGGGGATGCACCTGAAGAATGTAGACTTTAAGGAGTATATGATTGCCTTTTCTGACCCTAATCACCTTCCCTGGTACGCAGCCAACTCCACTTTCTGGGTGGCAGCCGCTTTCACCTTCTCCTGGCCACTGCGGGTGCTGACAGAGTACCGCACGGCCTGTGTACACTACCATGTAGAGAAGCTGTTTGGCTTTGACTATGTGCCAGTAACACCATCTGAGGAGCGGCCGCAATGCAGACACATCCCACGAGTCAACACAATTGACAGCACGGAGCTGGAGTGGCACATCCGCTCTAACCAGCAGCTGGTGCCCAGCTACTCAGAGGCAGTTCTCATGGACCTGTCCCAGCTCTCAGGGAGCTGTAACAACTACTCCGTATGTGGAAGCTATGGTAGCTACAGGCAGAACTGTGAACGCTGCCACCGTGCCATCAGCAGCTCCTCCATCTTCTCTCGCAGCGCGCTAAGCATCTGCAACACGGGGAGCCCCCGCATCCCCTTCAGCGCCAGCCGCTTTTCGCTGGGCCGGTTGTACGGCTCCAGGCGGAGCTGCATGTGGAGGAGCAGCGGGAGCCTGAATGAGCGGTCCTGCCCCACAGAGAGCACGAGCTGTCTGTCAGGCCCGCAGGCCAGTGAGGAGAACCCTCCAGCCTACCAGGACGCTCTGTACCTCCCAGTGCTCATTGTACATCGCAATGAAGGCTGCCTCAACCACGACCACCGCTCCCTGCACAGAAACGGCTCCTGTGTGGAGACTTCTCTATGA